The Streptomyces sp. ICC1 DNA window CGCTACAAGGACGACAAGCGCGTCGTCGGAGCCGACCTCTACAACGAGGTCCGCCGCACCGTCACCGACGACGCCAACTGGAACTGGGGCAACGACCACGACTGGTGGGCCGCGTCCCAGCGCCTCGGCGACCGCCTCCTCACCGAGGCCAACCCCGACCTCCTGGTGGTCGTCGAAGGCATCAACTGGCAGGGCATCCCGGCCGACGGACTGCCCCACGGCCGTCCCACGCTCGAACCGGTGCGCACCCTCTCGCACACCCTCGTCGCCTCGAACAAGCTGGTGTACGCGGCGCACTTCTACGGCTACACCGGCCCGAACCACACCGGTGCGACCGGCATGGGCGAGACCCACGACCCCCGCTACCAGGACCTGTCCCGCGCGGACCTGTTCGCGACCCTGGGGCGCCAGGCGTTCTACGTCACGTCCGACACGGGCAGCCACTTCACGGCGCCGCTGTGGATCAGCGAGTTCGGCACGGGCAGCGACGAGGCCGACCCGCGGGCGCGCGCCTGGTTCGGCAACTTCGTGGACCACCTGATCGCCACGGACGCCGACTTCGCCTACTGGCCCCTGGTCGGCTGGACCGGACACGGCAGCTGGTCGATCCTGAACTTCGACGAGAGCGGCCGCCGTTCCGGCATCCTGGACGGCGCCGACTGGCGCGCCGCCCACTGGAACCGGCTCGTCACCGCGCCGCAGAAGAGCGGCCCGGTCGAGGTGTCCGACACCTGGGACATGCTCAACCTTGACCACGCCGACGCGGTCCAGTCGGCGCGCGTACGGGCCCTCGGCGACTGGGACCAGGGAGCCCGCAAGGGGGTGTGCCCCGACGGCCAGCGGCTCGTCGGCCTGGCCCACCGCGACGGGCGCGGGCTGTGCACCGACGCGGGGGCCGCCGGCCCGGCCGCCGCCGGCCCGGCGCCGACCGCCGTGCGCGACGAACGCCACGTACAGCAGGGCGACTGGGCCGGTGGCTACACCAAGTACCAGTGCGGGCCGGGCCAGTTCATGACCGGCTACAGCGTGCGGGGACAGGCGGTCTCCGCGGTCCTGTGCGCCCAGGCCGAAAGGCCCCTCGGGACGAGCGGCCGCACCGTCTGGTTCGACCGGGGCGACGCCCGGCCGGCCGCCGGCCCGGGCGGAGAGTTCGCGTACGGCAACTTCAAGGGGCAGTGCGCGACGGACGAGTACGCCGCGGGTCTCGCCTTCACCGGCGCGTGGGCCAAGGGCAAGACCCCGGACGCCCTGCTCTGCCGCAAGCTGTGACGGCCGCCGCCCGGCCGTGACGGCACGGACCGGCCGCCCCCCGCCGGGGGCGGCCGGTCTCAGACGTCGCGGCGCCGCACGACGACCACGCAGACGGCCACCGAGACGACCGCCCAGACGGCCAGCGCGGTCCAGGAGCCCGCGATCGTGCCCGGGTGGGCGCCCAGGGTGGTCGAGGAGCCGGGCCTCAGCGCCAGCCGGGTCTGGGCGGCGAGCGGCAGGTGGTTCCCGATCTCCTTCAGGAACCGGTACCGGTCGCCGCCGAAGAGCATGGGCAGGATGAACAGCGTGGTCACGACGGCGACGATCGAGGCGGTGGCGTGCCGCAGGACGCTGCCGAACGCCATCCCGATGAGCGCGCAGACCGGGACGACCAGCGCGTACGCCGCCACGGCCCGCAAGCAGCCGGGGTCCTGGATCGAGAGGCCGACGTGCCGGGAGGCCAGCATCGC harbors:
- a CDS encoding cellulase family glycosylhydrolase produces the protein MRRLLPHAALAASLLLGALGAAPAAASVPGSVPGSAPGSATAALSDSWRPPLSTRGRYVVDADGNRFKLKSANWQGAQGSWSGSGDINDPAAHHDGEKADQMPLGLDRAPIPRILAGFHALGINSVRLPFSNEMLHDQRPVSDASVAANPELRGKTPLQVFDAVIAATTAEGFAVILNNHTNTSRFCCGLDGNERWNTSQSTARWEEDWIALARRYKDDKRVVGADLYNEVRRTVTDDANWNWGNDHDWWAASQRLGDRLLTEANPDLLVVVEGINWQGIPADGLPHGRPTLEPVRTLSHTLVASNKLVYAAHFYGYTGPNHTGATGMGETHDPRYQDLSRADLFATLGRQAFYVTSDTGSHFTAPLWISEFGTGSDEADPRARAWFGNFVDHLIATDADFAYWPLVGWTGHGSWSILNFDESGRRSGILDGADWRAAHWNRLVTAPQKSGPVEVSDTWDMLNLDHADAVQSARVRALGDWDQGARKGVCPDGQRLVGLAHRDGRGLCTDAGAAGPAAAGPAPTAVRDERHVQQGDWAGGYTKYQCGPGQFMTGYSVRGQAVSAVLCAQAERPLGTSGRTVWFDRGDARPAAGPGGEFAYGNFKGQCATDEYAAGLAFTGAWAKGKTPDALLCRKL